In the genome of Ctenopharyngodon idella isolate HZGC_01 chromosome 19, HZGC01, whole genome shotgun sequence, one region contains:
- the glmp gene encoding glycosylated lysosomal membrane protein isoform X1, translated as MSIFRVNLICSVLFVVFGAAFGFLGNGDTFRRKVSLELNPGLNPPSSLPPGVLLVHARGLGLNDTLHFLLCNHGAPALLLVHTNSTESAVRVDWPVFINRSSSGSLRVEPESSVTYSSALVFTRLWEYDDVNNTADPQKTAESSFYPPYELQNFIWSELNGTVNQSDHMITLCGGAKTESFLNGSLCLKFSVFESVGREQAWPSLLHNANSSQLHVWLEGVTPRGNDSRFALEFQSVGDSGFQGRVDVRSSIDDEYTPSIFKVSQWVSFPLNSSGAWGFSQWKPVAYRKPEPLFEDATPCRHSPLVSVSRVPPSALVQAYFRDDPQIHGLNISFGIDKDPVFYKDTKYISWTVLMGMGEPPADAFSTLIIIIIAVGLGTPLAIIIVGGVFVWARKRMTHGSGYEPIN; from the exons ATGTCGATATTCAGAGTGAATTTGATCTGCTCGgtgttgtttgttgtgtttggagCTGCGTTTGGATTCCTGGGGAATGGAGACACATTTCGACGGaag GTGTCTCTGGAGCTGAACCCCGGTCTGAATCCTCCCTCGTCTCTTCCTCCTGGAGTGCTTCTGGTTCATGCGCGAGGACTGGGACTCAACGACACGCTTCACTTCTTACTGTGTAATCATGGAGCTCCGGCGCTGCTGCTGGTCCACACTAACAGCACAGAGTCTGCAGTGCGGGTGGACTGGCCCGTGTTCATCAACCGCAGTTCCTCAGGCAGCCTGAGGGTGGAGCCAGAGAGCAGCGTGACCTACAGCTCTGCACTAGTGTTCACCAGA CTGTGGGAGTACGATGACGTCAACAACACCGCCGACCCGCAGAAGACGGCAGAGTCCAGTTTCTACCCTCCTTACGAGCTCCAGAACTTCATCTGGTCGGAGCTGAACGGCACCGTTAACCAGTCGGATCACATGATCACGTTATGCGGCGGAGCGAAAACAGAGAGTTTCCTCAACGGCTCCCTCTGTCTGAAA TTCTCAGTGTTTGAGTCGGTGGGTCGGGAGCAAGCGTGGCCGAGTCTCCTTCATAACGCCAACTCCTCGCAGCTCCACGTCTGGCTGGAGGGAGTCACGCCGCGAGGGAACGACTCCAGATTCGCTCTGGAGTTTCAGTCGGTCGGCGACTCTGGATTCCAGGGAAGAGTTGATGTCCGCAGCTCCATAGATGATGAGTACACTCCCTCTATCTTCAAG GTGTCTCAGTGGGTCTCGTTCCCGCTCAACTCCAGCGGTGCGTGGGGTTTCTCTCAGTGGAAACCCGTGGCGTATCGTAAGCCTGAGCCGTTGTTTGAGGACGCCACGCCCTGCAGACACTCTCCGCTGGTGTCCGTGAGCCGCGTCCCTCCGTCCGCTCTGGTTCAGGCCTATTTCAGAGACGATCCTCAGATCCACGGGCTCAACATCAGCTTCGGCATCGATAAAGACCCCGTCTTTTACAAAGACACCAAATACATCAGCTG GACAGTGTTAATGGGCATGGGTGAACCTCCGGCCGATGCATTCTCCACGttaatcattatcatcatcgCCGTTGGACTTGGTACTCCGCTGGCCATCATCATCGTGGGTGGAGTGTTTGTTTGGGCCCGCAAGAGGATGACACATGGGTCAGGCTACGAGCCAATCAACTGA
- the glmp gene encoding glycosylated lysosomal membrane protein isoform X2, giving the protein MSMFRVSLICSVLFVVFGAAFGFLGNGDTFRRKVSLELNPGLNPPSSLPPGVLLVHARGLGLNDTLHFLLCNHGAPALLLVHTNSTESAVRVDWPVFINRSSSGSLRVEPESSVTYSSALVFTRLWEYDDVNNTADPQKTAESSFYPPYELQNFIWSELNGTVNQSDHMITLCGGAKTESFLNGSLCLKFSVFESVGREQAWPSLLHNANSSQLHVWLEGVTPRGNDSRFALEFQSVGDSGFQGRVDVRSSIDDEYTPSIFKVSQWVSFPLNSSGAWGFSQWKPVAYRKPEPLFEDATPCRHSPLVSVSRVPPSALVQAYFRDDPQIHGLNISFGIDKDPVFYKDTKYISWTVLMGMGEPPADAFSTLIIIIIAVGLGTPLAIIIVGGVFVWARKRMTHGSGYEPIN; this is encoded by the exons GTGTCTCTGGAGCTGAACCCCGGTCTGAATCCTCCCTCGTCTCTTCCTCCTGGAGTGCTTCTGGTTCATGCGCGAGGACTGGGACTCAACGACACGCTTCACTTCTTACTGTGTAATCATGGAGCTCCGGCGCTGCTGCTGGTCCACACTAACAGCACAGAGTCTGCAGTGCGGGTGGACTGGCCCGTGTTCATCAACCGCAGTTCCTCAGGCAGCCTGAGGGTGGAGCCAGAGAGCAGCGTGACCTACAGCTCTGCACTAGTGTTCACCAGA CTGTGGGAGTACGATGACGTCAACAACACCGCCGACCCGCAGAAGACGGCAGAGTCCAGTTTCTACCCTCCTTACGAGCTCCAGAACTTCATCTGGTCGGAGCTGAACGGCACCGTTAACCAGTCGGATCACATGATCACGTTATGCGGCGGAGCGAAAACAGAGAGTTTCCTCAACGGCTCCCTCTGTCTGAAA TTCTCAGTGTTTGAGTCGGTGGGTCGGGAGCAAGCGTGGCCGAGTCTCCTTCATAACGCCAACTCCTCGCAGCTCCACGTCTGGCTGGAGGGAGTCACGCCGCGAGGGAACGACTCCAGATTCGCTCTGGAGTTTCAGTCGGTCGGCGACTCTGGATTCCAGGGAAGAGTTGATGTCCGCAGCTCCATAGATGATGAGTACACTCCCTCTATCTTCAAG GTGTCTCAGTGGGTCTCGTTCCCGCTCAACTCCAGCGGTGCGTGGGGTTTCTCTCAGTGGAAACCCGTGGCGTATCGTAAGCCTGAGCCGTTGTTTGAGGACGCCACGCCCTGCAGACACTCTCCGCTGGTGTCCGTGAGCCGCGTCCCTCCGTCCGCTCTGGTTCAGGCCTATTTCAGAGACGATCCTCAGATCCACGGGCTCAACATCAGCTTCGGCATCGATAAAGACCCCGTCTTTTACAAAGACACCAAATACATCAGCTG GACAGTGTTAATGGGCATGGGTGAACCTCCGGCCGATGCATTCTCCACGttaatcattatcatcatcgCCGTTGGACTTGGTACTCCGCTGGCCATCATCATCGTGGGTGGAGTGTTTGTTTGGGCCCGCAAGAGGATGACACATGGGTCAGGCTACGAGCCAATCAACTGA
- the tmem79a gene encoding transmembrane protein 79, whose product MMEELIYKPETSEEIKPLNLTDLTRSDGDVRGADSRTESAEELERRDDWTETEEKKSQHRDDDGSLADDEEEDDDDDEVDGNESQDSWLPEKAVQAFTPNVMIVKPTGREDVQMQEIQMEKIPLYVQNFHTNPPQHFHPPWIDDIDKPEDSYCVEVVRLCACVTAAVVMFPLLMWGGYKLLPFDAPPLDSTPLRLVYTLRCAFFASIPIVLGVLVQGVSRLKFGKLKPLFDGTWENREVSVHGHYVRDSLHLYLLYFLQLAVMATYTQQEMLKLVPLITIIFVIGRLIYWVCVAFGSSVRALGFTLSFLPLLVLLGANLYFIGSVRGQEAVFDVAPPTTAPPPKQRWWG is encoded by the exons ATGATGGAGGAGTTGATCTATAAACCTGAAACATCTGAAGAGATCAAACCTCTGAACCTCACTGATCTGACCCGATCCGATGGAGATGTTCGGGGAGCCGACAGCAGGACGGAGAGCGCTGAAGAGCTGGAGCGACGAGACGACTGGACGGAGACGGAGGAGAAGAAGTCACAGCACAGAGACGACGACGGTTCATTGGCTGACGATGAggaggaagatgatgatgatgatgaagttGATGGGAACGAGTCGCAGGACTCCTGGCTGCCAGAGAAAGCGGTGCAGGCGTTCACTCCAAACGTGATGATCGTTAAGCCCACTGGACGTGAAGACGTTCAGATGCAGGAGATCCAGATGGAGAAGATCCCTCTGTATGTGCAGAATTTCCACACAAACCCTCCACAACACTTCCACCCGCCCTGGATCGACGATATAGACAAACCTGAAG acagTTATTGTGTGGAGGTTGTGCggttgtgtgcgtgtgtaacGGCTGCCGTGGTCATGTTCCCGTTACTGATGTGGGGTGGGTACAAGCTCCTCCCCTTTGACGCCCCGCCCCTCGACAGCACCCCCCTCAGGCTGGTCTACACACTGCGCTGTGCGTTTTTCGCCAGCATTCCCATCGTTCTGG gTGTGCTGGTTCAGGGCGTGTCCCGTCTGAAGTTTGGGAAGCTGAAGCCTCTGTTTGACGGgacgtgggagaatcgtgaggTCTCCGTTCACGGTCACTACGTCCGAGACTCACTCCACCTGTACCTGCTCTACTTCCTGCAGCTCGCTGTCATGGCAACATACACCCAACAGGAAATGCTCAAACTGGTGCCGCTCATCACCATCATCTTCGTGATTGGCAG ACTGATCTACTGGGTTTGCGTGGCGTTCGGCAGCAGCGTACGAGCGCTTGGTTTCACGCTCTCGTTCCTGCCTCTGCTTGTTCTGCTGGGAGCAAACCTCTACTTCATCGGCTCTGTGAGAGGACAGGAGGCGGTGTTTGACGTGGCCCCGCCCACCACAGCCCCACCCCCAAAACAAAGGTGGTGGGGGTGA